From the genome of Methanobrevibacter smithii ATCC 35061, one region includes:
- a CDS encoding Mur ligase family protein produces the protein MGVKIRFNVAKFGAKVASQVSKFGFGSGNNLPGYVFYKIAGKEALKDLAHEMSIGPILITGTNGKTTTTTLLIKLLSADTKIRKSFESNTIHAITTGILKGDGDLGVFEYGIRNKSYGIPDTVQRLIDPVGVVYTTISREHSQVAGVKNPFEEYVDAKSLLSQGMTRGVVISNADDPVTANIACNKRNDLHVNFYGLAIDSINDIFESDSPNCPRCGKKLEYSQKFLNHRGIYSCCCGFKRHEPNVKLIGADFKPDNWDLTIEGNLYNYTNNKDISFEVSINVPPFGFHNIYNTLASICTYATFTPKIDNIENTIKEVFNNLDMSFIPPGRFEVVKLNDKYVGLGQGDNGDAAKINALFMNQYIDGPLEFIYTTPDENEEEIFEDHLEVIKNLNPDHMIVVPGRKSIEKAKEYYNIISEEYDNADFYPLSYDKMDERIRKLVDLAETSDYNYVIMTGCGEEQEMWENIKQKLINK, from the coding sequence ATGGGTGTTAAAATTCGTTTTAATGTAGCTAAGTTTGGAGCTAAGGTAGCTTCTCAGGTATCTAAATTTGGATTTGGAAGTGGTAATAATCTTCCGGGATATGTTTTTTATAAGATTGCTGGAAAGGAAGCACTAAAAGATTTGGCTCATGAAATGAGTATTGGACCTATTTTAATCACAGGAACCAACGGAAAAACTACTACAACAACTCTTTTAATTAAATTGCTTTCTGCTGATACGAAAATCAGAAAAAGCTTTGAAAGCAATACTATTCATGCAATAACTACAGGTATTTTAAAAGGTGATGGGGATCTTGGTGTTTTTGAATATGGAATCAGAAATAAGAGCTATGGAATTCCGGACACTGTTCAGAGACTTATTGATCCTGTAGGTGTTGTTTATACAACAATTTCACGTGAACATTCACAGGTAGCAGGTGTTAAAAATCCCTTTGAGGAATATGTAGATGCCAAATCTCTACTTTCACAGGGTATGACTCGGGGAGTTGTTATTTCTAATGCAGATGATCCTGTAACAGCAAATATTGCTTGCAATAAACGAAATGACCTGCATGTTAATTTTTATGGATTGGCCATTGATAGTATTAATGATATTTTCGAATCAGACAGTCCAAATTGTCCAAGGTGTGGCAAAAAGCTTGAATATTCTCAAAAATTCTTGAATCACAGAGGAATTTACAGTTGCTGCTGCGGTTTTAAACGCCATGAACCTAATGTTAAATTGATTGGTGCTGACTTTAAGCCTGATAATTGGGATTTGACAATTGAAGGAAATTTATATAATTATACAAACAATAAGGATATTTCATTTGAAGTAAGTATAAATGTTCCTCCATTCGGATTCCATAATATTTACAACACATTGGCTTCCATTTGCACATATGCTACTTTTACTCCAAAAATAGACAATATTGAAAATACTATTAAAGAGGTTTTCAATAATTTGGACATGTCTTTTATTCCTCCTGGAAGATTTGAAGTAGTTAAATTAAATGACAAATATGTTGGTTTGGGACAGGGAGATAATGGTGATGCAGCTAAAATCAATGCATTATTTATGAATCAGTATATTGACGGTCCTTTAGAATTTATTTACACAACTCCTGATGAAAATGAGGAAGAAATATTTGAAGACCATCTGGAAGTTATTAAAAATTTAAATCCTGACCATATGATTGTTGTTCCCGGAAGAAAATCCATTGAAAAAGCTAAGGAATATTATAACATAATATCTGAAGAATATGATAATGCTGATTTTTATCCATTAAGCTATGATAAAATGGATGAAAGGATTAGAAAACTGGTGGATTTGGCTGAAACTTCAGATTATAATTATGTGATTATGACAGGCTGCGGTGAAGAGCAGGAAATGTGGGAAAATATAAAACAAAAATTAATCAATAAATAA
- a CDS encoding ADP-ribosylglycohydrolase family protein: MIIIIYEFETAIYINFKDITISMKIKAGICGFVVGDALGVPAEFSSRETLQKNPVKTITGYGTYNMPPGTYSDDTSMTLATMSSICNKKTIDYEDIQSEFLEWLLNGKYTQYGETFDYGNTTYESLLRFKNGFEALKCGGVSERDNGNGSLMRILPLAFIHDIDYETIENISGLTHGHLRSKIACVFYVELAKSMISDNLTIKEHVKIACDKIRKHYKDSEELKHFERIFNDDLKENIKSSGYVIDTLESVIYCLETTDNYKYSVLKAVNLGGDTDTIAAVCGGLSGIYYGFDSIPIDWLNQIPKIEEILSLCESYEGVINEY, from the coding sequence GTGATAATTATAATTTATGAATTTGAAACTGCTATTTATATCAACTTTAAAGATATAACTATATCTATGAAAATCAAAGCAGGTATTTGTGGATTTGTTGTCGGTGATGCTTTAGGTGTTCCGGCGGAGTTCAGTTCCCGTGAAACACTCCAAAAAAATCCGGTTAAAACTATAACAGGTTACGGAACATACAATATGCCACCCGGAACTTATTCAGATGATACTTCAATGACCCTGGCTACTATGAGCAGCATCTGCAATAAAAAGACTATTGACTATGAAGATATCCAAAGCGAGTTTTTAGAATGGCTTCTTAATGGCAAATACACTCAGTATGGAGAAACTTTTGATTACGGCAACACAACTTATGAATCATTATTAAGGTTTAAAAATGGTTTTGAAGCTTTAAAATGTGGAGGAGTCAGTGAAAGAGATAATGGAAACGGATCTCTAATGAGAATTTTGCCTCTGGCCTTTATCCATGACATTGACTATGAAACAATTGAAAATATATCCGGCTTAACTCATGGCCATTTAAGATCAAAAATAGCCTGCGTATTTTATGTTGAACTGGCCAAATCAATGATTTCAGATAATTTAACAATTAAAGAACATGTTAAAATAGCCTGCGATAAAATCAGAAAACATTACAAAGATTCAGAAGAGCTTAAACATTTTGAGAGAATTTTTAATGATGATTTAAAAGAGAATATTAAAAGTTCAGGTTATGTAATAGACACTCTGGAAAGTGTCATTTATTGTTTGGAAACTACTGACAATTATAAATACAGTGTCCTGAAAGCTGTTAATTTAGGTGGAGATACTGATACTATTGCAGCTGTTTGTGGTGGGCTTTCTGGAATTTATTATGGATTTGATTCAATTCCTATAGATTGGCTCAATCAAATTCCAAAAATTGAAGAGATTCTTTCATTATGTGAAAGTTACGAAGGTGTTATTAATGAATATTGA
- a CDS encoding GNAT family N-acetyltransferase, with protein sequence MVILKTQNLILRSWKVDDAEELYHHAKNPKIGPIAGWPPHKNVENSLEIIQTVFAKDETYAITLNGQIIGCVGLLVYPDGNHYWGENNAELGYWIAEEFWGNNYACEASEKLLIHGFKDLKLNKIFASFRKNNLQSKRVLEKLNFKYFDELQNIDYTGKCYLEIVMSLENNDTG encoded by the coding sequence ATGGTGATTCTCAAAACACAGAATTTAATTTTAAGGTCATGGAAGGTAGATGATGCTGAAGAGTTGTATCATCATGCTAAAAATCCAAAAATTGGTCCGATTGCAGGGTGGCCACCACATAAAAATGTTGAAAATAGTTTGGAGATAATTCAAACTGTTTTTGCAAAGGATGAAACTTATGCCATAACTTTAAATGGTCAAATTATAGGATGTGTGGGTTTGCTTGTTTATCCTGACGGAAATCATTATTGGGGAGAAAATAATGCAGAACTTGGATATTGGATTGCAGAAGAATTTTGGGGAAATAATTATGCATGTGAAGCATCTGAGAAACTTTTAATACATGGTTTTAAGGATTTAAAGTTAAATAAAATATTTGCTTCATTTAGAAAAAATAACCTTCAGTCAAAAAGGGTTCTTGAAAAATTAAATTTTAAATACTTTGATGAACTACAAAATATTGATTATACCGGAAAATGCTATCTGGAAATTGTAATGAGTTTAGAAAATAATGACACTGGATGA
- a CDS encoding nitroreductase family protein, with amino-acid sequence METLEAINKRKSIRAYKDEQITKEELDTIIGVANKAPNAGPFQVSVIQNKEFLSEINDKTKEFMLNSEGFMRQRASIPGYEPLYGAPTLIVISAPEGPFSQINVSASATTMILAATDLGLATCYVVSPIAILTQLKDKLNLPEDFIPVSGILVGYEAPCDIPSPEREIPDNINFIG; translated from the coding sequence ATGGAAACATTGGAAGCAATTAATAAAAGAAAAAGCATTCGTGCTTATAAGGATGAGCAAATAACGAAAGAGGAATTAGACACAATTATAGGAGTAGCTAATAAAGCCCCAAATGCAGGACCATTTCAAGTTAGTGTAATTCAAAATAAAGAGTTTTTAAGTGAAATAAATGATAAAACTAAAGAGTTCATGTTAAATTCTGAAGGTTTTATGCGCCAGAGAGCTTCTATTCCAGGTTATGAGCCATTATATGGTGCTCCAACTTTAATTGTTATTTCTGCACCTGAGGGTCCTTTTTCTCAAATAAATGTTTCAGCATCTGCAACAACAATGATTTTGGCAGCTACTGATTTGGGATTGGCTACATGTTATGTTGTATCTCCAATAGCTATTTTAACTCAGCTTAAAGATAAATTAAACCTTCCTGAAGATTTCATACCAGTTTCAGGTATTTTAGTTGGTTATGAAGCTCCCTGTGATATTCCATCTCCTGAACGTGAAATTCCAGATAATATAAATTTTATTGGTTAG
- a CDS encoding zinc ribbon domain-containing protein, which translates to MVRICKNCGFENQDSYDFCAKCGTPLVEGLQPNTFFVYRNVEQGISRKFIIISYIITIFFSFGGFLMDLVARNTSMGFFSFFGFFMPFFLIQAQDNNIKKHGFIQLFISLVGFILFVRTLPL; encoded by the coding sequence ATGGTTAGAATTTGTAAAAATTGCGGATTTGAGAATCAGGACAGCTATGACTTTTGTGCCAAATGCGGAACTCCATTAGTGGAAGGGCTCCAGCCCAACACATTCTTTGTTTATAGAAATGTGGAACAGGGAATTAGTAGGAAATTTATAATTATTTCTTATATAATTACCATATTTTTTTCATTTGGAGGTTTTCTTATGGATCTGGTAGCTAGAAATACTTCAATGGGTTTTTTTAGCTTCTTTGGATTTTTCATGCCGTTTTTCCTAATTCAGGCACAGGATAATAATATTAAAAAGCATGGTTTCATCCAATTGTTCATATCTCTTGTTGGATTTATTCTGTTTGTAAGAACTTTACCATTGTAA
- a CDS encoding ribose-phosphate diphosphokinase, producing the protein MIIGGSASQDLAAHVAEELNDDLCYVETKKFPDGERYLRVDGEIDDEVTVIQSTGYPQDENLMELLFLISNLKDLGAKKVRVVVPYMGYARQEKRFHDGEAVSAKIVANLIQSAGADEFITFNIHEKCVLDFFDIPTTNISAMGAIAEYIDEKIDEKPLIVAPDKGAYPFAQEIAEILDCECTYLSKVRLGPDKVETRIVDVEGSSDETVNVDSVKGKKAFIIDDIIATGGTIVNAVKILKEYGAKSVDVCCVHPILVNGATMRIYAAGANSLISTNSLSADSSRVSLAKSIANVLRD; encoded by the coding sequence GTGATTATTGGTGGTTCAGCATCTCAAGATTTGGCCGCTCATGTGGCAGAAGAGTTAAATGATGATTTATGTTATGTAGAAACTAAAAAATTCCCAGATGGCGAAAGATATTTGCGTGTTGATGGTGAGATTGATGATGAAGTTACTGTTATTCAATCTACAGGATATCCTCAGGATGAAAATTTGATGGAATTGCTGTTTTTAATATCAAATCTTAAAGACCTCGGAGCAAAAAAAGTTAGGGTTGTTGTTCCATATATGGGTTATGCAAGACAGGAAAAACGTTTTCATGATGGGGAAGCAGTTTCTGCAAAAATTGTAGCTAATTTAATTCAATCTGCAGGTGCTGATGAATTTATTACATTTAATATTCATGAAAAATGTGTTTTGGACTTTTTTGATATTCCAACTACAAATATTTCTGCTATGGGTGCAATAGCCGAATATATTGATGAAAAAATTGATGAAAAACCTTTAATTGTTGCTCCTGATAAAGGAGCATATCCTTTTGCTCAGGAAATAGCTGAAATTCTTGATTGTGAATGCACTTATCTGTCTAAAGTTCGTCTTGGACCTGATAAGGTGGAAACTAGAATTGTTGATGTTGAAGGCAGTTCTGATGAAACAGTTAATGTGGATTCAGTTAAAGGTAAAAAGGCATTTATTATTGATGATATTATAGCTACCGGTGGAACTATTGTTAATGCAGTTAAAATATTAAAGGAATACGGTGCCAAATCAGTTGATGTTTGTTGTGTTCATCCGATTTTGGTAAATGGAGCTACTATGAGAATCTATGCAGCTGGTGCTAACAGTTTAATATCTACCAATAGTTTATCTGCAGACAGTTCTCGTGTTTCTCTTGCAAAAAGCATAGCGAATGTTTTGAGGGATTAA
- the uvrB gene encoding excinuclease ABC subunit UvrB, protein MKKFKLNSPYKPLGDQPKAINSLVDGINKGEKEQTLLGVTGSGKTFTMANVIEKVQKPTLVISHNKTLAAQLYEEFKEFFPDNAVEYFVSYYDYYQPEAYVPRTDTFIDKESSVNEEIDIMRHSATQSLLSRDDVIVVSSVSCIYGIGSPEDYGEFAFGIAVGDNYDRSDIIRKLVFMQYERNDIEFARGHFRVRGDVIEINPVHGTPPVRVELFGDEIDAISLIDKVTGKKTESLKRYMIFPAKHFVVGQDKMDTAIRNISDELDERLNEFNLSNKLLEAQRLEQRTRFDIEMLQEMGYCPGVENYSMHLSGRKWGEKPYSLLKYFPEDYLTIIDESHVTLPQIRGMYNGDRARKETLVEHGFRLPSAKENRPLRFDEFESSINQIIYVSATPGAYELSRSSNIVEQIIRPTGLVDPEVIIRPVKGQVEDLLGEVKKRAKKDERVLVTTLTKKMAEDLTDYYAKIGVKVRYMHSEIDTLERIDIVDDLRRGTFDVLVGVNLLREGLDLPEVSLVAILDADKEGFLRNETSLIQTIGRAARNINGQVIMYVDEMTDSVKNATAITSKRRKIQIKYNEKHGIVPKTTKRALKDKKVAEDLDIEGTDISKIPKDELRLLISDLENDMKEAAAKLDFERAASLRDQIATLKGLKKDSS, encoded by the coding sequence ATGAAAAAATTTAAACTAAACTCACCTTACAAGCCATTAGGTGATCAGCCAAAAGCCATTAATTCATTAGTTGATGGGATAAATAAGGGTGAAAAGGAACAGACTCTTTTAGGAGTTACAGGTTCCGGCAAAACTTTTACAATGGCTAATGTTATTGAAAAAGTTCAAAAACCTACCCTTGTCATCTCCCATAATAAAACATTAGCTGCACAGCTTTATGAGGAATTTAAAGAGTTTTTCCCAGACAATGCAGTTGAATATTTTGTCAGTTATTATGATTATTATCAGCCTGAGGCATATGTTCCAAGAACTGACACTTTCATTGATAAGGAATCATCTGTCAACGAAGAAATTGACATAATGAGACATTCTGCTACCCAATCACTTTTATCCCGTGATGACGTGATTGTAGTCAGCAGTGTCAGCTGTATTTATGGTATAGGTTCTCCGGAGGATTATGGGGAATTTGCATTTGGAATAGCTGTAGGGGACAATTATGACCGTTCAGATATTATTCGCAAACTTGTTTTCATGCAGTATGAAAGAAATGATATTGAATTTGCAAGAGGTCATTTTAGAGTACGCGGAGATGTAATTGAAATAAATCCTGTTCACGGCACTCCTCCTGTAAGAGTTGAGCTATTTGGTGATGAAATAGATGCAATCAGTTTAATTGATAAAGTCACAGGCAAAAAAACAGAAAGTTTAAAAAGATACATGATTTTCCCGGCAAAGCACTTTGTTGTCGGGCAGGATAAAATGGATACAGCAATCAGAAACATTTCTGATGAGCTGGATGAAAGATTAAATGAGTTTAATTTATCAAATAAGCTTCTGGAAGCTCAAAGATTGGAACAAAGAACACGTTTTGATATTGAAATGCTTCAGGAAATGGGATATTGTCCGGGTGTAGAAAATTATTCAATGCATCTGTCTGGAAGAAAATGGGGTGAAAAACCTTATTCATTATTAAAATACTTCCCTGAAGATTATCTGACTATTATTGATGAGTCTCATGTTACACTGCCTCAAATTCGTGGAATGTATAATGGAGACAGGGCACGTAAAGAGACTTTAGTAGAACATGGATTCAGATTACCTTCTGCTAAGGAAAACAGGCCATTGAGATTTGATGAATTTGAATCATCTATAAACCAAATCATTTATGTTTCAGCTACTCCAGGAGCTTATGAATTGTCAAGATCAAGTAATATTGTTGAGCAGATTATCCGTCCGACAGGTTTGGTTGATCCTGAAGTGATTATTCGTCCGGTTAAAGGTCAGGTTGAAGATTTGCTTGGCGAAGTTAAAAAAAGAGCTAAAAAAGATGAAAGAGTTTTAGTTACAACTTTAACCAAGAAAATGGCTGAAGATTTAACTGATTATTATGCAAAAATAGGTGTTAAAGTCAGATATATGCACTCTGAAATAGATACTTTAGAGAGAATTGACATCGTAGATGATTTAAGACGGGGAACATTTGATGTGCTGGTCGGTGTAAATTTACTTAGGGAAGGTCTTGATTTGCCGGAAGTTTCTTTAGTAGCTATTTTAGATGCAGATAAGGAAGGATTTTTAAGAAATGAAACTTCTTTAATTCAGACTATTGGAAGGGCTGCAAGAAATATCAACGGTCAGGTAATCATGTATGTTGATGAAATGACTGATTCCGTTAAAAATGCAACAGCTATTACAAGTAAAAGAAGAAAAATCCAAATCAAGTATAATGAAAAACATGGTATTGTTCCTAAAACTACTAAAAGGGCACTTAAGGATAAAAAAGTAGCTGAGGATTTGGATATTGAAGGAACGGATATTAGTAAAATACCTAAAGATGAATTACGTTTACTTATCAGTGATTTGGAAAATGACATGAAAGAAGCAGCAGCTAAACTTGATTTTGAAAGAGCAGCCAGTTTAAGAGATCAGATAGCTACTTTAAAAGGATTAAAAAAAGATTCTTCATAG
- the uvrA gene encoding excinuclease ABC subunit UvrA, which produces MTKDSKKQIIIKGAKEHNLQNIDLAIPRDEFIVITGLSGSGKSSLAFDTIYAEGQRRYVESLSAYARQFLGQMKKPEMEYIEGLSPAISIDQKTTKENPRSTVGTITEIYDYLRLLFARIGTPHCPKCGKEISHQTLGQIGDSIIEEGEGKKIHILAPVVRDKKGQHKDVLDDLRNKGFVRARVDGEVRDLEEDIDLPKTYRHSIEVVVDRLKIRKDVDFKRRLVDSLETASEFADGLINVLFSDDGRDYEKKYSEHFACVDCGINFEELTPRMFSFNAPQGACPECNGIGVKMEIDPDLIIPNKNLTLNEGAVTPWAKSNKKENYYHQMLEAVSKHFNFSMDTPFNELTNEQQDIILYGCDDKIPFSFKRRNKSYQVNRQFEGVIPRMERLYIETKSNYSRKYISKFMSDRKCHVCHGKRLRPEVLAVTVGGKSIADVVEMSIKDSYQFFLNLELTDREQFIAKEVLKEIRQRLKFLVDVGLDYLSMARSSGTLSGGEAQRIRLATQIGSGLVGVLYILDEPSIGLHQRDNVKLIETLKRLKNLGNTLIVVEHDEETILSADYVVDIGPGAGEHGGKVVACGTPEEIMESHESVTGQYISRRETIPIPQTRRSGNDESLIIRGARQNNLKNIDVEIPLGKFTCVTGVSGSGKSSLINEILYKGLSGKLNNKFTFAGDYDKIEGVSNIDKIIAIDQKPIGRTPRSNPATYTGVFTDIRDLFAETPEAKARGYKPGRFSFNVKGGRCEACSGDGIVQIEMHFLADVFVPCEVCGGKRYNEETLDIRYKGKNIYEVLEMTVEEALDFFEHIPKIHKKLKTLLDVGLGYMKIGQPATTLSGGEAQRIKLAKELSRSNTGNTLYILDEPTTGLHFADIKRLLSVLARLTDAGNSVVVIEHNLDVIKTADYIIDLGPEGGDGGGKVIATGTPEEIAKSGTYTGEFLQKILSENITPYAKQLVKEKMSK; this is translated from the coding sequence ATGACAAAAGACTCTAAAAAACAGATTATCATTAAAGGAGCTAAAGAACATAATTTGCAAAATATAGATTTAGCTATTCCTCGTGATGAATTTATTGTAATAACAGGATTAAGCGGGTCTGGTAAGTCTTCACTTGCTTTTGATACAATTTATGCTGAAGGACAGCGTAGATATGTTGAATCTCTCTCAGCTTATGCAAGACAATTTTTAGGGCAAATGAAAAAGCCTGAAATGGAATATATTGAAGGTTTGTCTCCTGCTATTTCAATAGACCAAAAAACCACAAAAGAAAACCCAAGATCTACAGTAGGAACTATTACTGAAATTTATGATTATCTTAGATTATTATTTGCAAGAATAGGGACACCCCACTGTCCAAAATGTGGAAAGGAAATATCTCACCAAACATTGGGCCAAATTGGAGACAGTATAATAGAAGAAGGGGAAGGTAAAAAAATACATATTTTAGCTCCGGTTGTTAGGGATAAAAAAGGCCAGCACAAGGATGTTTTGGATGATTTGAGAAACAAAGGATTTGTAAGGGCAAGAGTGGACGGTGAAGTTAGAGACCTTGAAGAAGATATTGACCTTCCGAAAACTTACAGACACAGCATTGAAGTAGTTGTAGACAGACTAAAAATAAGAAAGGATGTTGACTTTAAAAGAAGACTGGTTGATTCTCTAGAAACAGCTTCAGAGTTTGCAGACGGACTGATAAATGTACTATTTTCAGATGATGGCAGAGATTATGAGAAAAAATATTCAGAACACTTTGCCTGTGTAGACTGTGGAATAAACTTTGAAGAACTCACTCCAAGGATGTTTTCATTTAATGCACCTCAGGGAGCATGTCCTGAATGTAATGGTATTGGAGTTAAAATGGAAATCGATCCTGATTTAATTATTCCAAATAAAAATCTTACATTAAATGAAGGGGCAGTTACTCCTTGGGCAAAATCAAATAAAAAAGAAAATTATTATCATCAGATGCTGGAAGCAGTATCTAAACATTTTAACTTCAGCATGGACACTCCGTTTAATGAATTAACCAATGAACAGCAGGATATAATATTATATGGCTGTGACGATAAAATACCATTTTCATTTAAACGTAGAAATAAATCTTATCAAGTTAATCGTCAGTTTGAAGGTGTTATTCCGAGAATGGAACGTTTATACATTGAAACCAAATCAAATTACAGCAGGAAATACATTTCCAAATTCATGAGTGACAGAAAATGTCATGTATGTCATGGAAAAAGACTTCGTCCTGAGGTACTGGCTGTAACTGTTGGTGGAAAATCAATAGCTGACGTAGTGGAAATGTCAATTAAGGATTCATATCAGTTCTTCTTGAATTTGGAACTTACTGACAGAGAACAGTTCATAGCTAAAGAGGTTTTAAAAGAAATCAGACAAAGACTTAAATTCCTTGTCGATGTTGGGCTTGACTATTTATCAATGGCACGTTCATCAGGTACACTGTCTGGTGGTGAAGCTCAAAGAATCAGATTAGCTACTCAAATAGGCTCCGGATTAGTTGGTGTTCTATATATTTTAGATGAACCAAGTATTGGTCTTCATCAAAGAGATAATGTAAAACTTATTGAAACACTAAAGAGACTTAAAAACTTGGGAAATACTTTAATTGTTGTAGAACACGATGAAGAAACAATATTGTCTGCAGATTATGTTGTAGATATAGGTCCTGGAGCAGGAGAACACGGTGGAAAAGTAGTTGCCTGCGGAACTCCTGAAGAGATTATGGAGTCACATGAATCTGTTACCGGTCAGTATATTTCAAGACGTGAAACAATACCAATTCCACAAACACGCAGATCAGGAAATGATGAATCACTTATAATTAGGGGAGCCAGACAAAACAATCTTAAAAATATTGATGTTGAAATACCTTTAGGCAAGTTCACATGTGTTACAGGAGTAAGCGGGTCTGGTAAAAGCAGTCTGATTAATGAAATTTTATACAAAGGGTTAAGCGGAAAATTAAACAATAAATTTACCTTTGCAGGAGATTATGATAAAATTGAAGGTGTAAGCAACATTGATAAAATCATAGCTATTGACCAAAAACCGATAGGACGTACTCCAAGATCAAATCCTGCAACTTATACTGGAGTTTTCACGGATATTCGTGATTTATTTGCAGAAACTCCAGAAGCTAAAGCTAGGGGATATAAACCTGGCAGATTTAGTTTTAATGTAAAGGGAGGAAGATGTGAAGCATGTTCAGGTGACGGTATTGTGCAAATTGAAATGCACTTTTTAGCTGATGTATTTGTTCCATGTGAAGTGTGTGGCGGCAAAAGATACAATGAAGAGACTTTAGACATTCGTTACAAAGGTAAAAATATTTATGAAGTTTTGGAAATGACTGTTGAAGAAGCATTGGACTTTTTTGAACATATTCCGAAAATACATAAAAAACTTAAAACCTTGCTTGATGTAGGTTTGGGCTATATGAAAATAGGTCAGCCGGCTACTACTTTATCAGGTGGTGAAGCTCAAAGGATTAAATTAGCTAAAGAGCTTTCAAGGTCAAATACAGGTAACACATTATATATTTTGGATGAACCTACAACTGGTCTTCATTTTGCAGATATTAAGAGATTGTTGTCAGTTCTTGCCAGATTGACTGATGCGGGCAATTCAGTTGTTGTTATTGAACATAATTTGGATGTTATTAAAACAGCTGATTATATTATTGATTTGGGTCCTGAAGGTGGAGATGGTGGTGGAAAAGTAATAGCTACCGGAACTCCAGAAGAAATAGCCAAATCTGGAACATACACTGGTGAATTTTTACAAAAAATCCTTAGTGAAAATATCACACCTTATGCCAAACAGCTTGTTAAAGAGAAAATGAGCAAGTAA